A region of Rhizorhabdus wittichii RW1 DNA encodes the following proteins:
- a CDS encoding FAD-dependent pyridine nucleotide-disulphide oxidoreductase (PFAM: FAD-dependent pyridine nucleotide-disulphide oxidoreductase) — MSGDHRRETIMSSKILIAGSGFAGLWAALSAARAVSLAGREGDVEVTIVSPTPNVAIRPRLYEADLTDMHPDISALLDAVGVRHLAGLVDSVDSVARTATVRTHDGGWTTLGYDRFILAVGSRLFRPDIPGIGLVFDADQHDSAHALDRHLKALAEASETPARNTVVVAGGGLTGLETATEMPGRLRAALGPDAAIRTVIVDTAPTIGAAMGAEAVPHIREALGQAGVESRAGVRVAAVEPGAVLLSSGERIETDTVVWSAGMRAHPLAATIPGEHDPLGRVVGDAFLHAPAAPGVFVTGDTVKAATDDQGNFNVMSCQHAMSLGRVAGHNAAAELVGLPLHPYSQPKYVTCLDLGPWGALYTEGWERAVRFVGDEGKAIKREINGVWIYPPAPDRDAVFGIANPDYVIVP; from the coding sequence ATGTCCGGCGACCATCGAAGGGAGACTATCATGAGCAGCAAGATCCTGATCGCCGGCTCCGGTTTCGCCGGCCTGTGGGCCGCCCTCTCCGCCGCGCGCGCCGTGTCGCTCGCCGGCCGCGAGGGCGATGTCGAGGTGACCATCGTCTCGCCCACCCCCAATGTCGCGATCCGGCCGCGCCTCTACGAGGCCGACCTCACCGACATGCACCCCGACATCTCGGCGCTGCTCGACGCGGTCGGCGTCCGCCACCTCGCCGGGCTGGTCGATTCGGTCGACAGCGTGGCGCGCACCGCCACGGTCCGCACCCATGACGGCGGCTGGACGACGCTCGGCTATGACCGCTTCATCCTCGCCGTCGGCAGCCGGCTGTTCCGCCCTGACATCCCCGGCATCGGCCTGGTGTTCGACGCCGACCAGCACGATTCGGCGCACGCGCTCGACCGCCATCTCAAGGCGCTGGCCGAGGCGTCCGAGACGCCCGCGCGCAACACCGTGGTCGTCGCGGGCGGCGGCCTGACCGGGCTGGAGACCGCGACCGAGATGCCGGGGCGGCTGCGCGCCGCGCTGGGCCCCGACGCGGCGATCCGCACCGTCATCGTCGACACCGCCCCGACGATCGGCGCGGCGATGGGCGCCGAGGCGGTGCCGCACATCCGGGAGGCGCTGGGGCAGGCGGGCGTCGAATCGCGCGCCGGCGTCCGCGTCGCCGCGGTCGAGCCGGGCGCGGTGCTGCTGTCCTCGGGCGAGCGGATCGAGACCGACACGGTGGTGTGGAGCGCCGGCATGCGCGCGCATCCGCTGGCGGCGACGATCCCGGGCGAGCATGATCCGCTCGGCCGCGTGGTGGGCGACGCCTTCCTCCACGCGCCCGCCGCGCCGGGGGTGTTCGTCACCGGCGACACCGTCAAGGCGGCGACCGACGACCAGGGCAATTTCAACGTCATGTCGTGCCAGCATGCGATGAGCCTGGGCCGCGTCGCCGGGCACAATGCCGCGGCCGAACTGGTCGGCCTGCCGCTGCATCCCTACAGCCAGCCCAAATATGTCACCTGCCTCGACCTCGGCCCGTGGGGCGCGCTCTACACCGAGGGCTGGGAGCGCGCCGTCCGCTTCGTCGGCGACGAGGGCAAGGCGATCAAGCGCGAGATCAACGGCGTGTGGATCTACCCGCCCGCGCCCGATCGCGACGCGGTGTTCGGGATCGCCAATCCCGACTATGTGATCGTCCCCTGA
- a CDS encoding OsmC family protein (PFAM: OsmC family protein), producing the protein MATKILYSTSSTATGGRDGRARTADGSFEVTLGTPKELGGNGQGNNPEQLFASGYAACFLGAMKFAASQGQHAKVPADATVTATVGIGPRADKGFGLAVALEISLPGVDRAAAEALVAEADTICPYSHAVRGNIEVKLSVA; encoded by the coding sequence ATGGCTACGAAGATTCTCTATTCGACCAGCTCGACCGCCACCGGAGGCCGCGACGGGCGCGCCCGCACCGCCGACGGCAGCTTCGAGGTCACGCTCGGCACGCCGAAGGAACTCGGCGGCAACGGCCAGGGCAACAATCCCGAACAGCTCTTCGCCTCGGGCTATGCGGCCTGCTTCCTCGGCGCGATGAAGTTCGCCGCGTCGCAGGGCCAGCATGCCAAGGTGCCCGCCGACGCGACCGTCACCGCCACGGTCGGCATCGGCCCGCGCGCCGACAAGGGCTTCGGCCTCGCCGTCGCGCTCGAGATCAGCCTGCCCGGCGTCGACCGTGCCGCGGCCGAGGCGCTGGTCGCCGAAGCCGACACCATCTGCCCCTACAGCCACGCGGTGCGCGGCAATATCGAGGTCAAGCTCAGCGTCGCCTGA
- a CDS encoding transcriptional regulator, BadM/Rrf2 family (TIGRFAM: putative transcriptional regulator, Rrf2 family~PFAM: protein of unknown function UPF0074) gives MAHITTSVEYGIHCLLWLVGSGDRAMSSRDLAELQGISPSFLAKIFPKLEKAGIVVASEGVRGGYRLARPADAISFLDIVDAIEGEKPLFDCQEVRERCALFAGGMPAWATDGVCAVHGVMLQAEKAMRDALAAQSLQDVATRFGRKVPDDFFGSVEAWVGDRMSGRTGRARPARESPG, from the coding sequence ATGGCGCACATCACCACCAGTGTCGAATATGGCATCCATTGCCTGCTGTGGCTCGTCGGATCGGGCGACCGGGCGATGAGCAGCCGCGACCTTGCCGAGCTGCAGGGCATCTCGCCCAGCTTCCTCGCCAAGATCTTCCCCAAGCTCGAAAAGGCCGGGATCGTCGTGGCGAGCGAGGGGGTGCGCGGCGGCTATCGGCTGGCGCGCCCGGCCGACGCGATCAGCTTCCTCGACATCGTCGACGCGATCGAGGGCGAGAAGCCCCTGTTCGATTGCCAGGAGGTGCGCGAACGCTGCGCCCTCTTCGCCGGCGGCATGCCCGCCTGGGCGACCGACGGCGTCTGCGCGGTCCATGGCGTGATGCTCCAGGCCGAAAAGGCGATGCGCGACGCGCTCGCCGCCCAGTCGCTCCAGGACGTCGCGACCCGCTTCGGGCGCAAGGTGCCCGACGACTTCTTCGGCAGCGTCGAGGCGTGGGTCGGCGACCGCATGAGCGGGCGGACCGGCCGCGCCCGGCCGGCGCGCGAATCGCCGGGCTGA
- a CDS encoding transcriptional regulator, MarR family (PFAM: regulatory protein, MarR) has translation MTNDASGTTGPFDNLLCFAVYAAGHAFNRVYKPLLDRLGLTYPQYLVILALRHADGQTVGALGEHLFLESNTLTPLIKRLEAAGFVQRRRDAADERVVRVHLTDRGRAAGDDAACLPPELFDSIGLPAGEIAALQQRLVALGDNLRRSAEERG, from the coding sequence ATGACGAACGACGCTTCCGGGACGACGGGTCCCTTCGACAATCTGCTGTGCTTCGCGGTCTATGCGGCGGGCCATGCGTTCAACCGCGTCTACAAGCCGCTGCTCGACCGGCTCGGCCTCACCTATCCCCAATATCTGGTGATCCTGGCGCTGCGCCATGCCGACGGGCAGACGGTCGGCGCGCTCGGCGAGCATCTGTTCCTCGAATCGAACACGCTGACCCCGCTGATCAAGCGGCTCGAAGCCGCCGGCTTCGTCCAGCGCCGCCGCGACGCCGCCGACGAGCGGGTGGTGCGCGTCCACCTGACCGACAGAGGCCGCGCCGCCGGCGACGACGCAGCCTGCCTGCCGCCCGAATTGTTCGACTCGATCGGCCTGCCGGCCGGGGAGATCGCGGCGCTCCAGCAGCGCCTGGTCGCGCTCGGCGACAATCTGCGCCGCAGCGCCGAGGAGCGCGGCTGA